One window of the Esox lucius isolate fEsoLuc1 chromosome 8, fEsoLuc1.pri, whole genome shotgun sequence genome contains the following:
- the cdh2 gene encoding cadherin-2 isoform X1, translating to MFLTAGALLMVVAAMQVAVQGGGTMGSLPQRQGSLPCTQGFSQEEYSIAVDEELREGQALFNVKFDDCGMGPVLLEVRGGKDFRLGGDGVVYTRHALRLAHGKRAFLVVKAKDPKTKEEWQTRVHLRRTPRPTAELTHHKQQVNSSSAAVTQQGREIVFPWRSVVVGGDGSLRRVKRDWVIPPINVPENSRGQFPEELVRIRSDRDKNRLLRYSVTGPGADQPPTGIFIINPISGQLSVTKPLDREDIANFHLRAHAVDLNGNQVENPIDIVINVIDMNDNRPEFTHTVYNGSVPEGSKPGSFVMTVTSVDKDDPKTANGMLRYKILSQNPESPSSNMFTINNKTGDIITVAAGLDREKVSQYKLIIQATDMEGNPTYGLSNTATAIIRVTDVNDNPPEFTSDTFYGEVQENRVTVIVANLTVTDKDQPHTAAWNTVYRITAGDPTGRFSIPTDPTTNEGLVTVVKPVDYELTRSYMLTVLAENQVPLARGIHLPRQSTATVSVRITDVNESPEFSPNPKGLKLEEGLPAGSLLTTFTAQDPDRYMQQNIRYSKLFDPANWLEIDPVNGRISTIAVLDRESPYVKNNLYNVTFMASDNGVPPASGTGTLQMYLLDINDNAPRVFPPEVEMCEKPEPNGINITANDPDLTPNAGPFAFELANRPADARRNWTLSHLNGEYAQMRLRIGFLESGVYEVPIIITDSGNLPMSNTSYLRVKVCQCDHHGDCVDMERIMAAGLGTGAIIAILLCIIILLVMVLLFVMWMKRRDKERQAKQLLIDPEDDVRDNILKYDEEGGGEEDQDYDLSQLQQPDALEPEMVKVGVRRMDERPLHQDHLYPLRSAAPHPGDIGDFIHEGLKAADNDPTAPPYDSLLVFDYEGSGSTAGSLSSLHSSSSGGDQDYDYLSDWGPRFRKLADLYGGGDD from the exons TTAAGTTTGACGACTGCGGCATGGGCCCGGTGCTGTTGGAGGTGAGAGGCGGTAAGGACTTCAGACTGGGAGGTGATGGTGTGGTGTATACCCGGCATGCCCTCCGTCTGGCCCACGGGAAAAGAGCCTTCCTGGTGGTGAAGGCAAAGGATCCGAAGACCAAGGAGGAGTGGCAAACGCGCGTTCACCTCCGGCGGACACCCCGACCGACGGCAGAACTGACGCACCACAAACAA CAGGTGAACTCCAGCTCCGCAGCTGTGACTCAGCAGGGGCGGGAGATTGTGTTTCCGTGGCGCAGTGTGGTTGTCGGGGGCGATGGATCTCTGCGGAGGGTGAAAAGGGACTGGGTCATCCCTCCCATCAACGTCCCAGAGAACTCACGAGGACAGTTCCCAGAGGAGCTAGTCAGG ATCCGGTCGGACCGTGATAAGAACCGTCTCCTGCGCTACAGTGTGACCGGGCCGGGCGCTGATCAGCCTCCAACCGGAATATTCATCATCAACCCCATCTCCGGTCAACTCTCTGTGACAAAACCCCTTGACCGCGAAGACATTGCCAACTTCCAT CTGCGAGCCCATGCTGTGGACCTGAATGGAAACCAGGTAGAGAATCCCATCGACATCGTCATCAACGTCATAGACATGAACGACAACAGGCCAGAGTTCACACACACTGTGTACAATGGGTCAGTGCCAGAGGGATCCAAACCAG GGTCCTTTGTTATGACCGTGACATCAGTGGACAAGGATGACCCGAAGACGGCCAATGGGATGCTCCGATACAAGATTCTATCTCAGAACCCAGAGAGCCCTTCCTCCAACATGTTCACCATCAACAACAAGACAGGAGACATCATCACGGTGGCTGCGGGGCTTGACCGAGag AAAGTTTCTCAGTACAAGTTGATCATCCAGGCGACTGACATGGAGGGGAACCCCACCTATGGACTGTCTAACACAGCTACAGCTATCATTAGAGTCACTGACGTCAATGACAACCCTCCCGAGTTTACCTCTGACACG TTCTACGGAGAGGTTCAGGAGAACCGCGTCACAGTGATTGTAGCCAACCTGACGGTCACAGATAAGGACCAGCCACACACGGCTGCCTGGAACACAGTTTACCGGATCACGGCCGGAGACCCAACTGGACGCTTCTCCATCCCCACCGACCCCACCACCAACGAGGGACTGGTCACTGTGGTCAAG CCAGTAGACTACGAGCTCACCCGCTCCTACATGTTGACGGTGCTGGCGGAGAACCAGGTTCCCCTGGCGCGCGGTATCCACCTGCCACGCCAGTCCACCGCCACCGTGTCTGTACGCATCACCGACGTCAACGAGAGCCCAGAGTTCTCCCCCAACCCTAAAGGGCTCAAACTGGAGGAGGGGCTACCAGCCGGGTCGCTGCTAACCACCTTCACAGCCCAGGACCCAGACAGATACATGCAGCAGAACATACG CTACTCCAAGCTGTTTGACCCTGCTAATTGGCTGGAGATAGACCCTGTAAACGGGCGGATCTCCACCATCGCTGTGCTGGACAGAGAGTCTCCCTACGTGAAGAATAATCTCTATAACGTCACCTTCATGGCCTCGGACAACG GCGTCCCCCCAGCCAGCGGTACCGGCACGTTGCAGATGTACTTGTTGGACATAAACGACAACGCTCCTCGTGTCTTCCCTCCGGAGGTGGAGATGTGCGAGAAGCCCGAGCCCAACGGCATCAACATCACCGCCAACGACCCCGACTTGACCCCTAACGCCGGCCCCTTCGCCTTCGAACTGGCCAACCGGCCTGCGGACGCGCGGCGGAACTGGACCCTGTCGCATCTAAACG gtgAATATGCTCAGATGAGGTTACGGATAGGCTTCCTGGAGAGCGGCGTCTACGAGGTTCCCATCATCATCACGGACTCGGGCAACCTGCCCATGTCCAACACGTCCTACCTGCGGGTGAAGGTGTGCCAGTGCGACCACCACGGGGACTGTGTGGACATGGAGCGCATCATGGCTGCCGGGCTGGGAACGGGAGCCATCATCGCCATCCTCCTCTGTATCATCATACTGCTGG tGATGGTGTTGCTGtttgtgatgtggatgaagaggagggaCAAGGAGCGCCAGGCCAAGCAGCTCCTCATCGACCCGGAGGACGACGTCCGGGACAACATACTGAAGTACgatgaggagggaggaggagaggaggaccaG gacTACGACCTCAGCCAGTTGCAGCAGCCCGATGCGTTGGAGCCGGAGATGGTGAAGGTGGGTGTCAGGCGTATGGATGAGAGACCCCTTCACCAGGACCACCTGTATCCTCTCCGCTCTGCTGCGCCCCACCCTGGAGACATAGGAGACTTCATCCACGAG GGTCTGAAAGCAGCGGATAATGACCCAACGGCGCCTCCTTATGACAGCCTGCTGGTGTTTGACTACGAGGGCAGTGGCTCTACCGCCGGCTCTCTCAGCTCCCTTCACTCCTCCTCTTCTGGTGGTGATCAGGACTACGACTACCTCAGCGACTGGGGCCCACGCTTCCGCAAGCTGGCTGACCTCTATGGAGGAGGAGACGACTAG
- the cdh2 gene encoding cadherin-2 isoform X2 — translation MFLTAGALLMVVAAMQVAVQGGGTMGSLPQRQGSLPCTQGFSQEEYSIAVDEELREGQALFNVKFDDCGMGPVLLEVRGGKDFRLGGDGVVYTRHALRLAHGKRAFLVVKAKDPKTKEEWQTRVHLRRTPRPTAELTHHKQVNSSSAAVTQQGREIVFPWRSVVVGGDGSLRRVKRDWVIPPINVPENSRGQFPEELVRIRSDRDKNRLLRYSVTGPGADQPPTGIFIINPISGQLSVTKPLDREDIANFHLRAHAVDLNGNQVENPIDIVINVIDMNDNRPEFTHTVYNGSVPEGSKPGSFVMTVTSVDKDDPKTANGMLRYKILSQNPESPSSNMFTINNKTGDIITVAAGLDREKVSQYKLIIQATDMEGNPTYGLSNTATAIIRVTDVNDNPPEFTSDTFYGEVQENRVTVIVANLTVTDKDQPHTAAWNTVYRITAGDPTGRFSIPTDPTTNEGLVTVVKPVDYELTRSYMLTVLAENQVPLARGIHLPRQSTATVSVRITDVNESPEFSPNPKGLKLEEGLPAGSLLTTFTAQDPDRYMQQNIRYSKLFDPANWLEIDPVNGRISTIAVLDRESPYVKNNLYNVTFMASDNGVPPASGTGTLQMYLLDINDNAPRVFPPEVEMCEKPEPNGINITANDPDLTPNAGPFAFELANRPADARRNWTLSHLNGEYAQMRLRIGFLESGVYEVPIIITDSGNLPMSNTSYLRVKVCQCDHHGDCVDMERIMAAGLGTGAIIAILLCIIILLVMVLLFVMWMKRRDKERQAKQLLIDPEDDVRDNILKYDEEGGGEEDQDYDLSQLQQPDALEPEMVKVGVRRMDERPLHQDHLYPLRSAAPHPGDIGDFIHEGLKAADNDPTAPPYDSLLVFDYEGSGSTAGSLSSLHSSSSGGDQDYDYLSDWGPRFRKLADLYGGGDD, via the exons TTAAGTTTGACGACTGCGGCATGGGCCCGGTGCTGTTGGAGGTGAGAGGCGGTAAGGACTTCAGACTGGGAGGTGATGGTGTGGTGTATACCCGGCATGCCCTCCGTCTGGCCCACGGGAAAAGAGCCTTCCTGGTGGTGAAGGCAAAGGATCCGAAGACCAAGGAGGAGTGGCAAACGCGCGTTCACCTCCGGCGGACACCCCGACCGACGGCAGAACTGACGCACCACAAACAA GTGAACTCCAGCTCCGCAGCTGTGACTCAGCAGGGGCGGGAGATTGTGTTTCCGTGGCGCAGTGTGGTTGTCGGGGGCGATGGATCTCTGCGGAGGGTGAAAAGGGACTGGGTCATCCCTCCCATCAACGTCCCAGAGAACTCACGAGGACAGTTCCCAGAGGAGCTAGTCAGG ATCCGGTCGGACCGTGATAAGAACCGTCTCCTGCGCTACAGTGTGACCGGGCCGGGCGCTGATCAGCCTCCAACCGGAATATTCATCATCAACCCCATCTCCGGTCAACTCTCTGTGACAAAACCCCTTGACCGCGAAGACATTGCCAACTTCCAT CTGCGAGCCCATGCTGTGGACCTGAATGGAAACCAGGTAGAGAATCCCATCGACATCGTCATCAACGTCATAGACATGAACGACAACAGGCCAGAGTTCACACACACTGTGTACAATGGGTCAGTGCCAGAGGGATCCAAACCAG GGTCCTTTGTTATGACCGTGACATCAGTGGACAAGGATGACCCGAAGACGGCCAATGGGATGCTCCGATACAAGATTCTATCTCAGAACCCAGAGAGCCCTTCCTCCAACATGTTCACCATCAACAACAAGACAGGAGACATCATCACGGTGGCTGCGGGGCTTGACCGAGag AAAGTTTCTCAGTACAAGTTGATCATCCAGGCGACTGACATGGAGGGGAACCCCACCTATGGACTGTCTAACACAGCTACAGCTATCATTAGAGTCACTGACGTCAATGACAACCCTCCCGAGTTTACCTCTGACACG TTCTACGGAGAGGTTCAGGAGAACCGCGTCACAGTGATTGTAGCCAACCTGACGGTCACAGATAAGGACCAGCCACACACGGCTGCCTGGAACACAGTTTACCGGATCACGGCCGGAGACCCAACTGGACGCTTCTCCATCCCCACCGACCCCACCACCAACGAGGGACTGGTCACTGTGGTCAAG CCAGTAGACTACGAGCTCACCCGCTCCTACATGTTGACGGTGCTGGCGGAGAACCAGGTTCCCCTGGCGCGCGGTATCCACCTGCCACGCCAGTCCACCGCCACCGTGTCTGTACGCATCACCGACGTCAACGAGAGCCCAGAGTTCTCCCCCAACCCTAAAGGGCTCAAACTGGAGGAGGGGCTACCAGCCGGGTCGCTGCTAACCACCTTCACAGCCCAGGACCCAGACAGATACATGCAGCAGAACATACG CTACTCCAAGCTGTTTGACCCTGCTAATTGGCTGGAGATAGACCCTGTAAACGGGCGGATCTCCACCATCGCTGTGCTGGACAGAGAGTCTCCCTACGTGAAGAATAATCTCTATAACGTCACCTTCATGGCCTCGGACAACG GCGTCCCCCCAGCCAGCGGTACCGGCACGTTGCAGATGTACTTGTTGGACATAAACGACAACGCTCCTCGTGTCTTCCCTCCGGAGGTGGAGATGTGCGAGAAGCCCGAGCCCAACGGCATCAACATCACCGCCAACGACCCCGACTTGACCCCTAACGCCGGCCCCTTCGCCTTCGAACTGGCCAACCGGCCTGCGGACGCGCGGCGGAACTGGACCCTGTCGCATCTAAACG gtgAATATGCTCAGATGAGGTTACGGATAGGCTTCCTGGAGAGCGGCGTCTACGAGGTTCCCATCATCATCACGGACTCGGGCAACCTGCCCATGTCCAACACGTCCTACCTGCGGGTGAAGGTGTGCCAGTGCGACCACCACGGGGACTGTGTGGACATGGAGCGCATCATGGCTGCCGGGCTGGGAACGGGAGCCATCATCGCCATCCTCCTCTGTATCATCATACTGCTGG tGATGGTGTTGCTGtttgtgatgtggatgaagaggagggaCAAGGAGCGCCAGGCCAAGCAGCTCCTCATCGACCCGGAGGACGACGTCCGGGACAACATACTGAAGTACgatgaggagggaggaggagaggaggaccaG gacTACGACCTCAGCCAGTTGCAGCAGCCCGATGCGTTGGAGCCGGAGATGGTGAAGGTGGGTGTCAGGCGTATGGATGAGAGACCCCTTCACCAGGACCACCTGTATCCTCTCCGCTCTGCTGCGCCCCACCCTGGAGACATAGGAGACTTCATCCACGAG GGTCTGAAAGCAGCGGATAATGACCCAACGGCGCCTCCTTATGACAGCCTGCTGGTGTTTGACTACGAGGGCAGTGGCTCTACCGCCGGCTCTCTCAGCTCCCTTCACTCCTCCTCTTCTGGTGGTGATCAGGACTACGACTACCTCAGCGACTGGGGCCCACGCTTCCGCAAGCTGGCTGACCTCTATGGAGGAGGAGACGACTAG